Within the bacterium genome, the region CATACACCGAACCCCATGGACGATGACGTCGCTTGATACCCAACGCGGAAAGTAAGAGCGCCCATAACCGAAGTGGTAAAAGAAAAATTTCCGACAAAGAAAATGGTGTGACGAGGAGCGTGAGAAGCGAAGTTGTGCCTCCGGCAATAACGCCCGTGGTGCTTATTGTTTTACTGGTCGCAGACCCTTCGGGAGTTTGAAGCGCTTCTTTTACTTCTTTACGCATCTCACTCACCACTTTTTTTGTTTGAGCTATTCCAAGTTTTGCATTTTCTTTTATGGTTGCAATAGTTTGAGTTATAAAAGCGGTTACTTGAAGAGAAACTTGAGGAGAAAAAATCTGCGTTGTAGGGATTATCGTTGGTGTATTTTCTGTGGTGCCACCGCTCGATAGTCCACCACCGCTTGACGATGGAGAGGGTGACGGTTCTGTTGACGGTGGTTCAGTAAGAGGTGGAATGGAGGACGGTGATGGTGTAGGGGTCGGAGTTGGCGTGGGAGTTGGAGTAGGAGTTGGTATGGGAATTGGAGTTGGTGTGGGAGTGGGAGTGGGAGTTGGTGTAGGTGGTACAACAACAATACCTCCTCCTGCCGGACCTGACTCATCAGTATCACTTGCAGAAGTACACCCAGGATCAGCAGGGTAATCGGTTTTCCCGTCCCCATCATCATCTAATGTATTACTACACACAGGCAGTGCGCTTATCGGAATCCAATCTGTTTTTACTTTGTGATTTAATGTCCCACACGTGCTGTCAGTGGCACAATTAAAAACAATCCATCCCCTCATTTCGCTCCACGCATATCCATTAAAATCCCCGCTTGCATCAATGGTCACTCCCCCGTTCGTTGGATTAAAATTTACCCATCCGGTATTTTCTCCCCACGCGTAACCAGAGAGAACGCCGTAGCTGTTGTTTGATACTCCCCCGTTCGTGGGATTTAAATTAATCCATCCTACATACTCTCCCCATGCGTAACCAGTAAGCGTGGAATTACTCACCGTCACTGCACCTTCGGTAGTTCCAAAATTAATACGCCCCAAACTTCCATCAAGAAACCGCGCGTACTTGCTCGTTCCATCAATCGTTCCAGCATGCACAAGCGCTGGAATAAAAAAAGAAATTATAAGCGCGTATTGAACAAGGGGGCTCTTGACTATCATACAAGTATTCTAAACTACATTACTTTTTTCTCAAAGATTAAAGAGTGGGAATACCACTTGTTGGTTGGATACCAAGTGATTTTATATTTTGAAGCCATACCAAAAAACTTTGGTTGTCCGCTTTTGGAAGCAGGACTTCCAAATGGGAGCTTATTTCGCTTGGAACAGAAATGCCACAAGGATTTGCAGCATTTAGAAACAATTTGGAAGCAGGACTTCCAAATTGTTTCTAAATATTATTCCAATAAATACCTTCCCATCTCTTTCAAATCTGCTTTTCTTTCTAAAATGCTCTCGAGGGAATCTTGCGCGAATGTTTTATAGTCCGCCTTGTTTTTAAATTGCTCCAAAATAATTCCCTTCTCGCAAAATCCCTTTCTCTCATCTCCTGTATACTCCCCCCAGCTCGATCTACTTTTCACCAGCTTGGACATCGAACGTCCAAGCTGGTGAACACGCCAGTTTAAATTCACATACGCACTCAAATGAAGCAGATATTCGTTTGAATTAATATGTATTGACTTAAACTTTCCTTGGAATAATGCCCCCGATCGTTTATATTTGTTATTAAAATATTTTGTATCTCCAGTTCCCAATCTTTGCATAAATTTTTCTATACCCCTATCAACAAGAGGTTCCAATATAAAATGATAATGATTGGGATTAAGACAGTAGGCAATAAAATTGACCAGTTTTTCCGATTTGGAAGCCTTGCTTCCAAATCGCTTATCTTCAAAGGTTTTTTCGTAAATACTCCCAATCGGCTCAAGAACATTAAACACGTCCATGCTCTGCATAAAGCGATCTACGTCCTGCTCATCGGAAAAAATATTCCTCTTATCAACTCCGCGATTATAGATGTGATAAAATTCTCCAATTACAAATGGTGTTTTTCTGTTAGCCATAATATTATTCTACCTTTTTTAGCAATTTGGAAGCAATATTTGGAAGCAATATTTGGAAGCAGGACTTCCAAATTCACTTGATCAAAAATATCCCCTTCGGAATCGTGACTTTAGCATTACCAATGGTAAACGAAGAGCTGTTTACTATTGGACCCGGTGCAGCCGGCGTGGTTGGGAAAAAAGCCAAATCAATATATGCCGCGTCATCGCCAATATTACCACCGCCATCT harbors:
- a CDS encoding carboxypeptidase-like regulatory domain-containing protein — encoded protein: MIVKSPLVQYALIISFFIPALVHAGTIDGTSKYARFLDGSLGRINFGTTEGAVTVSNSTLTGYAWGEYVGWINLNPTNGGVSNNSYGVLSGYAWGENTGWVNFNPTNGGVTIDASGDFNGYAWSEMRGWIVFNCATDSTCGTLNHKVKTDWIPISALPVCSNTLDDDGDGKTDYPADPGCTSASDTDESGPAGGGIVVVPPTPTPTPTPTPTPIPIPTPTPTPTPTPTPTPSPSSIPPLTEPPSTEPSPSPSSSGGGLSSGGTTENTPTIIPTTQIFSPQVSLQVTAFITQTIATIKENAKLGIAQTKKVVSEMRKEVKEALQTPEGSATSKTISTTGVIAGGTTSLLTLLVTPFSLSEIFLLPLRLWALLLSALGIKRRHRPWGSVYDSVTKQPLDPAYVVLEDLNGKEVATAITDLDGRYGFLAPPGIYRIVANKTNYKFPSARLAGKEGDELYRNLYFGEPLTVSNGENIIARDIPMDPEGFDWNEYAKRAQKLMGFYSKHTIFIERLSRVLFAIGFLITFVVLIADPRFYNIATFGLYVFVWVLHKLGPGERPHGVILDKETSLPASFSFVTVKHENSGIEARKSVADALGRYYCLVTKGTYNVGVTRRSENGDYIPTSFTKTVHASRGIIREKLEV
- a CDS encoding transposase; protein product: MANRKTPFVIGEFYHIYNRGVDKRNIFSDEQDVDRFMQSMDVFNVLEPIGSIYEKTFEDKRFGSKASKSEKLVNFIAYCLNPNHYHFILEPLVDRGIEKFMQRLGTGDTKYFNNKYKRSGALFQGKFKSIHINSNEYLLHLSAYVNLNWRVHQLGRSMSKLVKSRSSWGEYTGDERKGFCEKGIILEQFKNKADYKTFAQDSLESILERKADLKEMGRYLLE